The genomic region aatgggttaatgttatgaccagctgtatatgaaaaagagaaaaactacctgatataaaatgatctgagcatatcctcgtactttttgtgggtgcaaagcagttgcgtcgtagttttgCTCGCAGTCGCGCTAGCCAtcgtgctcgtctttcactcctcactgtcttccgtctggtttagaatcgctgccggcagccgaaagaatgatccCATCTtcctttgagccattagagcatccgtcggccgcgcacaagttcaccatagcattggtagctgatttatcaactgtttgacctatttttttttattttttttaaataatattaattatatatattaatatattattattttaaactttcttatgttaaatgttttaaagtttgttgaataatgttttaagattgttattgtatgtttttttgttttttttagtaaattttgtaacctatttttattttttattttattttatttatttttttcctctgaatgttaactattgttttttgatgcttatgtgttgtctttccttgtgtaaagcacattgagttgccttgtgtatgaaatgtgctatacaaataaacttgccttgcctattttctagctcacactgattgttttctaattcactcgcattgacgccctaccatccaccgctaggggcgcacttgaacgtgatgtcacactggaagggtctattagtTTTGGACAGATTTTTCAGATAAATATTGATTTGGCACTGCTCCAGATGACGTAGCTGGCCCATGTTGTTATGTTGCATTTTTGGATAATATTGATGGTTTCTTTAAATATGTTGTGATAGGCCCAAGTACCAAATATATGGCCCACCACAGATCCTGCATTTGCCTCAATAGTTTATTTCATTCCAATACGGCATCAGGCATCATCTCTCACTATACATATTCACATTGTGAAGGAATTGTAATTTGTAGTTGTTTAATTGAAAAGAATCTAATTAAAATCTCTGTCCCCAGTTGTTATTACCAGTGCAAAATCTCCCATCTTGATATCAGAGTGTAAACTTGAAACACGGCAGTCAATTCCCAGCAGCGGCACTCAGTGCACAACCCTCTTTTAGTTGCGTTTCCAAGACCGTGCATTAATCTTTTGTAATAACACTTGAAGCCTTTCGCTCGTCTATGAGCTCTGGAATTGTGTTTATCTTTTCAAATGCTTTGAGAAGTCATTCAGTGACAAGCATTCACCGCAACTCCGCTGCCACAATGGAGCCCCACTACAAATCACAGCCTCTTAATGACCCCATTCTTTTGATGCTGAATTTCAACCATTGGTAATTCCCGGCGAAGCTTTCGGCACATTTGATTAgaagattagaaaaaaaaaacacagaattggcagccggattaaaaaaaaaaaaaaaaaaaaaaaaaaaaaaaagacaaagaagaagCGCGGCTTTGCGAGGTGTTTATAGATTTCGATTGTGTCGGTGGACAGAGGGCAGGGTGTGTGGTCGAGGTCCTAGAGTGGTACTTCACATCTTTGGAAGGAATTAAACTGCTTGGatcaggagcaaaaaaaaaaaaaaaaaaagcacatttaaaaTCCAGGATACTGATTTGATAACGCCTCATGAGATGAGCTCATGGAGCTGGAATTCAAAACGGAGAGAACGAGCAACTACTACTCTGACTAAGTTGATGATTTTGGTTTACAACTAATGAAAACCTAAAATTCACAATCTCAAGAAATAACAATATTACATTGAAACATTCTTACAGTTTGTTTTTCCGACAGTTTACCCacaattttgaaaacatgccCCCCCCAAACTATtgccacagtaaattctgtagcgtcaaattgactctatttagaatgGGACCAAACAGACTCAGTTTGAGAGTAATATTtatacttggaagagagtaaaataaagaattggaaaaaaataaaagtgagtcAAGCGTGGAGGAACAAATTCACAAGCTTCAGCTTaggagacagccgatctactccttgagccatgcagctcctgctttctgctGGTAAATGCTCATGCCAGCTgaagctgattccatgattgcatggaatcttcctccaagagaccaaaaattatgtctttggtctcttggagaaacgCAAACATTAGGAGTGGCATAAACCAGGTGGTAGTgtcagtctcccaagctgaagttcGTGAGTTCgtacctcaacccttgagtgacttatatatatattttttttcaatgtttattttattttactctcttcctagtgtatttggtccctctctaaatagagtcaaatttactctaaatacagaaaaatttACACTACATAATTTACTGTGCACAATTATCCAAACACCACACTAAATTTGTTTGCACTTCAATCACAACATacacatatttacaaaaaatatgttttgttgcAATCACAAGCACAGTCTGAAATGATGAGACTCTATTGCAGTCAGTTACACACTGCTGTGAccaatacaaaacatttttgtaaaaacccCTATTTTAGGGAATGACATGTGCTAGACTTTTTTGACAGATATTTTTATGTAAGGGTAATTTAGATGACAAAAGATATTGACAAACccacaaattgttttatttttcttcagaaatacattttgtttttcttgtaaggttaaaaaaaaatacttgtcacagcaacttttttttttttttttttaattttttaatccatcttcgATTATGGAGACTTGCTTTATATGAATACTGCAGCTCAATGTCTGACAAAGATTGATTAGGAACCAATCAATCTTTGACAGCAAGCAGTGTCTTTCCAACACATCCTCACACAAAGAAGTGATTTTGTGTTTCattgtggctgactggttagcacgtacCGCTACTGTACTGATGactcggttcgagtccaggctccggccttcctgggtggagtttgcatgttctccccgcgcctgcgtggctcttctccgggtattccggtctcctctcacattccaaagacatgaatggcaggttgattgggatctctgaattgtcccgaggtgtgtttgtgagtgtggatggttgttcgtctctctgtgtcctgtgattggctggagaccagttcagggtgtaccccgcctactgcccatagccagctgagagaggctccagcgacccttgtgaggagtaagaattcagaaaatggatggatggatgtttctggAGAACTGTAATTTGCTGCCCCCCTTTGGTGAATTGGGGCTCTCACACATGATAAGGCATCACAACGCTCTAAAATGAGAAAAATTCTCATCACGCTATTACTTACAAGAAAACCATTAATGTAAGGTATATGGTAAATGATTTTAAAGTAATCTACTATTGACGACCAATTGTGTATACAATTTGACAGGGACGTTCAGCTCTTTCCGAATTATTACAATTAGGCTAATTATGAGATTCTTAGTATAAATAGAACCGCGTGCATTGCAATGTCTTggtaaattcaaaacaaaacaagaagtaACTATTATCCTCTTTGACAAAGGTAAATGAATTAAGGATGGAATattattaaatgttgaaaaaggaAACTGCTGATATTCCACCAACATAACCTTTACATGGTTATTCAGTGTCTGCGTCTTCTCCATgctctttgtgtgtgttttcattttgcttttGTGTGTTTGGCCCATTCAACAAACTGCTACAACCCACAATGaccaaaaaaggggggaaaaaaaacaaaaaactactttttcaGTATCATGGCTTTCACTTCGCCACAGGCTCTTCTGCACTGCCTTGAATGATGTCCCTAATTTTTTGTGTGTCCGCCTGCAATTCTTCATTGTTTGGGTCAATCTTCAAAGCACTTTGGTATTCTTGTAGTCCTGTGAAAAGAGTTAGATGAGTTAATATCATTGACAGCCAAATATGGGTGAgttctctctctcaaaaaataCTATTGGTCAGAACTAACGCTACGTGGCTAACTTAGGGTGTAACGAAAAAGAATTTAAATTATAACCTTGTTTTTGATTTAACGAAccaaatgaacattttacattgtaatttcattgcattttaaAATCAGTACATCCTTGAATCGCATCACACTCCAAGTATTGAGATATGCATTCAATATATCTATTCTCATATCTTTATGAGAGATGCACATCAGgtataactaaaataaaacagtttgatGTTGCTGATGATTTGTTGTTTCTTTGAATTTAATTAACTTGAATTTTGGAGAGCTTTATACAAAAATAATGAGTATTATTCTTTACTACAATGATGGGCAACAACTCATATTACAGTGAACTCATTATATTTGGGTTTTGCATTTGTAAATGCTCAAGCCAAATCAATACGTATtattttggcgccatcttgtggcatcacgGTAGCAAGGAACTAAGCGACGTCACAATCCTGTTTTATTGATGCTGCTTTGGTTTTGATTTTCGTTTCTGTTCTCCATGGAGAGACTCGGTAGGCGGAGTCAACTGCGTGCACCTGCTGGCTATTGTCATCAACAGGctttggggtatatgccacggaagaggcgggaggtGATTTTGTACATCAGTTTGTtaccggttcggtttgcgacgcgtaggctgcgtcaaaaatacttgtgcttccgcctttgtgcccctcggttgcgcgttcgcaacccgcaccggaaacaaactgatgtgcaaaatcacgttcCGCCTCTTCCGTGTCATATACCCCATTAGGACGCAGGAGAAATGGAAGGAGATGTCAAACTATTTGTTTCTTGCTTGTCACCATTTCCCCAGTTTAGTGTTCCTATTTGTGTCAGCGTTGACCGTTTGCCATTTCACTTTGTGTTATTTGCATTTACCCCACGCTTGCATGGTAATTTTGTTTGAatatattttgtaaaatctGCTTAATAATTATGAGCATTGGCTTTGGAATCTACCATTAGAGTTCCTACGCACCCTTACAATTGAAGTCAATTGGGGAGTTCATTAATTTAGATGATAACATTAGTGTTGTGGCATTGTGGTGCCAAGAACTACACTGTATGTTGACATAATGAAGactttgctgccatctagtgagcAGAAAGTTGATAACTtgaattactttttaattttttttttttatgggaaactagtgttttcttttttatgggAAACTAGTGTCTTCAGGCCAATGTTGAAGTGTTTTGCTGTATCAAAAATTGCATCAATAGTCCAGTTTGAACATATTGCGCAACAGAACTTTACTTACAGTACAATTTCCTACTAAAGTCCGATGAGAGCATTTGCTGGTTAGTGAGTGGGTTGTTAATTTAAGTGCTTTGATATACAACTCTGCTCAGTCAGACTTCCACATGGTGCGTTTCAGACCTTCCGCAAAGAGCTGCAGCTGGCAGAAAGCAGAGCCTCGACGCACGTGAGCTCTCGCTCGGGCAGCCGCATTGGCAGGAACGGCTGGAGTCAGCAGTTCGAGAGCCTGCAGAGAACGAGCCACTTCAGGCTTCACCACCACACAAATTCATTTTGAAATACAGCATTATAATAAAACCTGGATTGGATATAAATTTACTCGGAGGCAATTTTCAAACTTTAGATGAGTCTAGTGGGGTACTTGATGACAGGAGGCCCAGACTCTGGTTACAATTGACCATCTGAGGACAAGcggtatataataataataataataataataataataataataataaacaatgacATCTCAAGCCACCAAATCATCATCAGGTTAATGCATTTTGGGTGTAGAATTCTAATATTGTATTATGAGTATAGTACAGTATCTCACAGTATCTCTATTTAACTGATTAGTATTTCAGACTGGCAATGTCAAATTTTAAGACTCATATCGATATTTCATATGCATAAGTCTGTCTGCAAAAGTCTAGCTGCCATTATTTAGTGTGTGCCCCATAATTATATTACTACACGTTGCTTCACGagatgtcgcaaaaaaaaaagtctttgctgTGCAACTGCTTGAGGggctttttaaattattattttttaacaaagactgatttcaacataaaatgtgttcAGATAAGCAGGAGCCTGTTTTTGTCGGGAACTTGCCTCATCCAACATGGCCCATACATCTACAGGGTTGCCAACATATATAGATGGTGGCCGTATTGGATGGGGCTCTTCCAGGCCTTTACAGCATATTCAAGTTTTGTCTTCATATTCAACAGTGACAATTCTACCAGGTGCCACTGATAGAGTCCAATACTGATATGATGATAGTCACTTCAAGACTCACACTGCCAAATACAACATGCCTGTCAAAATTCACTTGTGTATAAACATAAGCCATAAACAATATCTTAATAAGTGTCATCACCTTGTTTAATTTTCGATATGTAGAGCTGTTGATGTAACAATCATTTACTGCCTTTCAAATTGCCTTAATGTTAGTTGGGTATTTCTTTGTAACCTACTAAAATCACACCAAATTAATCAGGCATGTAACACTGTGACCATTCTGACCTGAGAGGAGTCCTCAATGGCTTTGTGAAAGTTCCGTAACTTGAGATGACACGCAGCCCTGTTTGAAAACAAAGCTGGGATCTTTCTGTTGAGTCTGATAGCCAGGTTGTAGGCATTCAAAGCACTCAAGTAGTTTCCAGCTGCAAAATATTTGCTTGGggaaagaatattttatttagtagTCTCCATCACCACAAGTCAGCACCTCGTTAGCAATGATGACGACAGCAGACTTGACTTACTTTCCTTTGTCCTTCAACCAGTCGGGATTCCGTTCCTCCTCACTTAAGTCCTTCAGCTCTTCAAGATCTGCATTGACCGCACGCCTGGCTTCTGCTTGCTTTTTCAGCCACTGCGGTAGCGGAGCAACACAGGTGTTTGTTTTCAAGAGGTTGATGCTGCCATTGTTGTGTGTTAGCCTAGAGACCAGAAGTTAGCAGGCCAACGCATCTCAAACGCAGAAATGGTGTGTGCATGGAGTCCATTCACAAAGTTGGATAGTTTTGAGTTTGGACTAAAATATTATGTtacctcttcttcctcctcaacTCGTGACTCTCTGAGGGCTGTCGGGAAAACTCGAGGAGTGAATGAGACTTGGATGTTTCCTGGAACTCTTGGAGCAGGAAGATCCACTTGCTTTTTCTTTCGCTCTGCTTCACTGACACTGCTTTCATCTAAATGCAAGAACAAAATTCTTCAATATAGATAGTTAGGGGGtggctgagtggttagcacgtccgcctcccagttctgaggactcaggttcgagtccaggctccggccttcctgggtggagtttgcatgttctccccgtgcccgcgtgggtcttctccgggtactccggtctcctcccacattccaaagaaacgcatggcaggttaattgtacGCTCCAAATTTtccctagatgtgcttgtgcgtgtggatggttgttcgtttctgtgtgccctgcgattggctggcaaccagttcagggtgtaccccgcctactgcccaaagccagctgagataggggcCAGCtatcccttgtgaggaataagcggtcaagaaaatggagtgtattcattttttatcaCTCTTACATTACTCACCAAATATGGCCTTTCCTCCACCTGATTTGCCATTCTCACGGTTGTGTTTCACAgcttttactttatttaaacGATTGGTCTGAGTTTGGAGTTTGAGTCGTGCCTCTTCCTCAGCTTTCTTTTTCTCCTTCAGCTGCCATGCTTCGAGTTCAGCCGTGGTTCTCTCTCGTTCAGCATCCTTCATTTTCTGGATTCGCTCTCGTTCTTCACTTTCAATCTATCACCAGATGGTAAAAGTGGTTAGAAAGGACTGCACAAAGAATTACACCTGTTCAATCTTTGTTTGATTAAAGTCAGTTACTTAATAGCATTACTGTTTTCAAAATGGTAAATAATAGGTCAGATGCATGaataggaaaaaaatacattagcaGTTTTCACAATGGCTACATTTAGGCTGGCGTTGTCTTGCTGCTCTGTGTGTAAAATACCAATGCAGGTTAGGAAGTTAATTCAACAAGATAGGAGCTCGTCATCTCAATTCAACAGAGTTCCCTAAGACCAAGATGTCACAACACGGCACCCAAGTATTACTCTTATTGCTTTGGCATGAGcacaaaaacaatgaataagTGAGTTTTTACATAATTTATGGAGGGTAGGTTGAATGAACAAAGACTAAAATATGCAGGGGTTCACACCGTTCAGAAATATATAGGTTTGAGTCACTAGTCAGTATCACACAATCAACGCAGCAAATAATGGAGTCTCTTTTGTGTCATCAGTAGATATTAAAAAATTGTTTCTTACATTCATCATTGTCTTCAGAGTATATTTCTTCTCATTATGCTTTTTCTCCGATCTATTTTTGGTCTCTGCAGCAAGCTTTTCCTGCATTTTGGACAGAGCTCGCTCTCGGATTtctctttttgttgctttatcaTCTGAAACAGAGCAGAAAGAAAATCATACTCAAATAGGAGGATTTGCAATAACATTTTAACTGCTAAACTTAAAAGTTAATataacaaaatgcaaaataaaaaaaatgtattgagtcatttcttcttaccataaatatttttttttttttaaataaattgtatGTTAAATTTACTGAGCTGCCAGTGACACAATGGGCAAAAAGGAGGTACATATACAGTATCTAGTCGTCGGTTTAAGAAAACGctgtattttcaaaataattgttcTCATCTGTATTCtcattctatatttttttttctgatgttgAAAATATATCACTAAGTTCGATGAACTAGTTTCCAATATTTACAGaaatatatgtttatttaaaaaagaaaaggaaaagggaATCAATTACTTAATTAGAAGCACTAAATGTTGATTTATAGCCGAAGCAGTCGTAACAATTTTGGATGACAATAAACAGCAAGAAATGTTGAGGGATTTTTGGGGAGTCAACAAAATAAACTGATCACGTAACACAATTTCAAAGGGAGAATTGGGTTTCCAAAGATTTGACTCCTGGTTGGCTTGTATGTAGTATGACAATCAATGAGATATGCAATCTTACATGTGCTTACTGACAAATGCTCCCACTGTTTGTTGGTCCTCTTTGACAAAGTGATGACCGCAACTCCATTTCCAATCTTTGCTGAGCTTTGCTCATCATCAACAAGCTCAGAAGGGAACACTTCCAACAGGAATGGCGGGAAATGAACCTACAGTGAAAACaaatcacaaatgtaatatgtaTCAAACTGTAGTTTTATATTTATAGGcagaatttaattttaattttattttataaatctcATCAAGTAACTTGGGTATAATGGTTAGTGTCAGtatatgcaatgtgtgtgttagTCTGTTTATTACCTTCAGGTACTCGTCTGACGAGACAACGTCCACCTTCTTGGCTCCTTTCAGAGGCACGCTGATAAAAACCATCGTCTCTGTCTGCGTCCACGAGTGGTCTGTCACGAGCAGGGGCATCTCGTTCGGGGCCTACATTTTACAATGCGCAGGCGGATTCAACACAAACTCTCATTTACACCGAAACCAAGGACTCAAACAGTGACTTTTGTTACCTGCTACTTTAAATCAGTACCACGTCCTTTCTTTATAATTTTCTGTAAGTTTATTTGTTTGGGGACATTTatggttatttattatttgataCTGTCGAATAATACGTGCAAGTCACGCTTAATTTATGATTCAAAATGACTTTATCGCGACGTGAGCGTGAGAGGCACAATGCTACCGGAAATAACAACAGAGTCTTGTCGCTATGGAGACCATGGAACTTGAATGTTGCCTTCAAATGTGTCGGAAACGCGACAGTCGCACAATTCACTATGATAAGCCAGCTTTGATCATTCTCACGAGAAATGGATGACAGCACAGCAGCTACAAACAGACAAAACGCGTTTAGTTAAGTCATATTTTACTGTTCTAATATTAAAACGTAAAAGATGATGTATTTAGTGACCACAGGACAGGAATGGATCACTTTCTCTCACGTGTGAAAAAAGTTTCGct from Festucalex cinctus isolate MCC-2025b chromosome 3, RoL_Fcin_1.0, whole genome shotgun sequence harbors:
- the dnaaf4 gene encoding dynein axonemal assembly factor 4, whose amino-acid sequence is MPLLVTDHSWTQTETMVFISVPLKGAKKVDVVSSDEYLKVHFPPFLLEVFPSELVDDEQSSAKIGNGVAVITLSKRTNKQWEHLSVSTYDKATKREIRERALSKMQEKLAAETKNRSEKKHNEKKYTLKTMMNIESEERERIQKMKDAERERTTAELEAWQLKEKKKAEEEARLKLQTQTNRLNKVKAVKHNRENGKSGGGKAIFDESSVSEAERKKKQVDLPAPRVPGNIQVSFTPRVFPTALRESRVEEEEEWLKKQAEARRAVNADLEELKDLSEEERNPDWLKDKGNKYFAAGNYLSALNAYNLAIRLNRKIPALFSNRAACHLKLRNFHKAIEDSSQALELLTPAVPANAAARARAHVRRGSAFCQLQLFAEGLQEYQSALKIDPNNEELQADTQKIRDIIQGSAEEPVAK